AGCGCCGCGTGCGTGTCGTAGACCCGCTCGCCCGGCGGCAGCCGCCGGGACCAGGTCCGAGCCGGCCGGCCGCTGCGCTCGTAGGTGATTCGGACGCCGTCGCCGTCGAACGCGGCGTCCACCTGGCTGCGTTTGACGTCGCCGCCCGGCTTGCCGAACTCGAACTCGCCGTGGCTCGCGATCGGCAGCGAGCCGTCGACCGCGATCGTCGTCGCGAGGTCGTCGCGGACGTGGCGCACCATCGCGAGCAGGCCGTCGCTGCGCGTCTCGGTCCGGACGACCAACGCCGCGCGGCCGGCGACCGCGCCCGGCTCACCGACGGCGGTCTGGGTGCGCCCGCCGGCGATGCCGCGCCAGGCGAGCTGCCAGGCCATCGACTCGCCGGGGCGGAACCCGGTGGTCGCGACCGCGAGCGGCGCAGGAGGGCCGGCGGCGGTCGCAGCCGGCGGCGACCGCGGGTCCGGCGGGGCCCCCCCGCACGCGGCGGCGACGGCGAGCAACCACCATGGCGACTTCCAGTACACTCCGATTGCGCAGCCCCTCATCTGAAGATATGACGCACGAACCGGCAGAAGGCAACGAACCCGCCGCCACCGGCGCGGACCGGATCGCCGTCACGCTCGGCGATCCGTCCGGCATCGGACCGGAGATCGTCGGAAAGGCGCTGGCGGCGGCGCCGGGGGCCTTGGCGCGGCGCGTCGTGGTGTTCGGCGACGGCGGCGCGCTGCGCGGCGCCGTTCCGGACGGCATCGCGCTGCGCGCGGTCACGCACCTGGCGCCGGAGGACGCGCGCCCCGGCCGGCCGACGCCGGCAGGGGCGGCGGCGCAGGTCGCGTACGTCGAGGCGGCGGTGGCGGCGGCCCGCGCCGGCGAGGTCGCCGCGCTGGTGACGGCGCCGATCGCGAAGGCGCAGGTGCGGCGCGCCGGGTTTGCGTTCGACGGTCACACCGACTACCTGGCGCACGCATTCGGCGCGCGCCGGGTGGCGATGATGTTCGCCGGCCCGCGGCTGAAGGTGGCGTTGGCGACGGTCCACCTGCCGCTGCGCGACGTGCCGGCGCGCGTGACGGCCGACCGCGTGCGCGACTGCATCGAACTCGTGGCGGATGCAATGGTCCGCGATTTCGGCGCCGCGCGCCCGCGCGTCGGCGTCGTCGGTCTCAATCCGCACGCCGGCGAGGCGGGCCTGTTCGGGGACGAGGAGCAGGTCGCGATCGCGCCGGCAATCGCCGCGTGCCGTGCCGCGGGCATCGACTGCGGCGGGCCGCTGGTGCCCGACGCGGCGTTTCGCGCCGCGATGTCCGGCCGGTGGGACGCGCTGGTGGCGATGTACCACGATCAGGCGCTCATCCCGGTCAAGCTCGTCGACTTCGACGACGCGGTCAACGTCACGCTAGGCCTGCCGATCGTCCGAACCTCCCCCGACCACGGCGTCGCCTACGACATCGCCGGGGCCGGCCGGGCGCGGCCGACGAGCTTTGTCGCCGCGCTGCGCCTGGCCGATGAACTGCTCGCCCGGCGTCGCGCGCGATGAAGGTGATCGCCGTCAGGGGCGCGCGCGTCCACAACCTGCGCGACGTCGACGTCGACATCCCGCGCGACGCGCTGGTCGTCGTCACCGGCCCGTCGGGCTCGGGCAAGTCGTCGCTCGCGTTCGACACGATCTACGCCGAGGGCCAGCGCCGCTATGTCGAATCGCTGTCGGTGCACGCGCGGCAATTCCTCGAGCAGATGGCCAAGCCCGACGTCGACGCGATCGAGGGCCTGTCGCCGGCCATCGCCATCGAGCAGCGCACGGCGTCGCGCGGCCCGCGGTCGACGGTCGGCACGGTGACCGAGCTGTACGACTATCTGCGGCTGCTGTACGCCCGC
This genomic window from Deltaproteobacteria bacterium contains:
- the pdxA gene encoding 4-hydroxythreonine-4-phosphate dehydrogenase PdxA, whose protein sequence is MTHEPAEGNEPAATGADRIAVTLGDPSGIGPEIVGKALAAAPGALARRVVVFGDGGALRGAVPDGIALRAVTHLAPEDARPGRPTPAGAAAQVAYVEAAVAAARAGEVAALVTAPIAKAQVRRAGFAFDGHTDYLAHAFGARRVAMMFAGPRLKVALATVHLPLRDVPARVTADRVRDCIELVADAMVRDFGAARPRVGVVGLNPHAGEAGLFGDEEQVAIAPAIAACRAAGIDCGGPLVPDAAFRAAMSGRWDALVAMYHDQALIPVKLVDFDDAVNVTLGLPIVRTSPDHGVAYDIAGAGRARPTSFVAALRLADELLARRRAR
- a CDS encoding DUF3108 domain-containing protein, yielding MRGCAIGVYWKSPWWLLAVAAACGGAPPDPRSPPAATAAGPPAPLAVATTGFRPGESMAWQLAWRGIAGGRTQTAVGEPGAVAGRAALVVRTETRSDGLLAMVRHVRDDLATTIAVDGSLPIASHGEFEFGKPGGDVKRSQVDAAFDGDGVRITYERSGRPARTWSRRLPPGERVYDTHAALGAMRAWRPKPGDRVYFYALSGRRLYRVDLTAIGPESVTIGLGAFPALRIDGTGTRLTGRLLPDPKRKPRRFTVWLSDDAHRVPLRVDARTEYGDVQVELTAYEPGQSLPVARR